The DNA window AGACAGGCTAGCCTGTGAAGCTTAGTAACAGCTTCCTCCAGTTTTACGCCTCCAAGTCCTCTTACGTCCATTGTTCGTAAATTCTTGGCGTTTTCAATTCTTGCTAGGCCCTTTATGATATTACGAAAATCTGCAATCGTATCTGAACCGATAGCACCAGTTGTGTTAGGGACGAGATCCATGAAACCTCGTACAAAAGGAGGAGCATCATAACTTTCCAGGCCCTCTTCCAGCTTCAAGTGCTTCAAGTTGGGTTGAAAGGGCTTCCATAGTACTGTACCATCATTTTTGCATTTCTCCAAAACTAACAAACGCAAAACAGAAGAAGACATTTTCTCAGGAAGTTGTCCAGGTCCAGACATGCTGAATGACCGGAGATGAGATGTATCCACTTCCTTCAGATTGATATCACCAGCACCTTCGGTATTTTTGTGAACAGATATGCGACGAACTTTCCCACGTGATTGCCCCGTAGCATTGGGTAGTGTTATAAAATTATATTCAACTGCTTTCCATACTGTAAAATCATGAACGGTGGGGTGCACTTTGTAAGTGCTCGCATCACCATCGTACTTTATTACTGGAGGTAGGATTAAGTTCCTATTTACTAGGTCTCTAAACATCTTCTTCCCATCTGTTTCATCGGCTACCAAACCTTCAGCAACCCATCTACTCACCAAGCATTTCCTATCAATCTCATCATTCGGAAGTAGGCTTAGATATAAAAGGCAGTCTCTTTTGTGGTAAGGAAGATCCACATAACTGTGAGATATGTCCACTCTCATCATCTGAATCTTATTACTGCTATCTAGTCCAAATTTAGTCATGGTGTTGTACAATTCATTCCATTGAATAATGTGTTTCTGATCCTTTATCAGACCAGATACAGCTTTGAGAGCTAGTGGTGAACCGTCACACTTTGCCAATATCCTCTCAATATAATCTGGGGAACTTTGAGGTTTTGAGTGTACCTCCACCAGGAGTAATTTTCTGGAGGAATCTTTCCCAAGTGCTCCCATTTGGTAAACACGAGCCCCCATGGAAGAGCTCAATTCCTCGGCCACGTTATTGTTTCGTGTCGTCACGATTATTCTGCCTCCTTTGTGTTTTTCTCCGCCAAAAGCAGTCATAATACAAGGAAATGGCTTATAATCCCATACATTGTCCAATACCACAAGGAACCTGTTGCATGAAAATCAAGAAGATATGTCAAATAATCTTCGAAACAAAAGAAGCATGTAATAAGCCAAAGgtatgcttttttttttttttatcaaaaacaGGAGGGGTTCCACCCCCTACTGTGCTTTATCGCAAACTAAAGGTCTGTGTATTAGACAAGAAATTAACATTATGCTTGCAACTCAATTTAACATCAATATAAATGAAAGCACCTAGGTCATTATTCGATTTTGCAATTAATCACAACATGATCAACATAACCGACATGTCTTTTGCAACCTCATTCTTAAGTTATAAGTCATAGTGACGGGGTTTCATTGGAATTCCCTCACTATACGCCAGAAAAGATATTCACAGTAGGGACAAAACACCCCATCACTAAGTGAtaataaaaataagaaatatGTGTCTTCTAGGATTCAAACCTAAGACCTCAATGTCCACGTTTCCTCAAGCATTACCATCTGAGCTACAAGACACTTGTGATTATACAATATATACTATTTTTTTAACTACACGAATCTTATCTTGCATACTTGACActataaatgatctcaaatgaaaaagttgttaacTGCAAAAATTGTTgatctcgtcgagtactataACTTTGTCTTCATTCGACATTGATAACCATCTCAAATCCGATTcaaaaatttatattgaatatttgGACATTAATTTAAACcttctcaaattaaaaagttttcaactataaagtttcagaTCTCTATAAACTCTACAATTTTTCCTATAAAGTTTATCTTCATCCAACCTAATATGAAAGAGTAATGATTTATTTTTGTGCAAAATGGTCTATCACTTGCGATTTGTGGCCACAAACTAGCAGTGATAGTCCACCTATCACTGATGGTTGTACTGTCACTGCTGGCTGAAGCCACAAACCTGCAGTGATAGactatcactgtcagttctaaAGTAACAAGCACTGATTGCCTGTGCTGGCGTAGTGTCTTGCCATTATATTGGTTTTCATGTTTTTGATGCAAAAGATATGTGTGAGGCTTATATCAGTCTAATCGTTCATTGGAATTGAGACACTAACCATAGTATAGGTCTTTGTTTGGCCTTACTATTAAGAGTAAAATACACAGATGGTCCATGAACTTGTCCCGTAGTGTCATCCAGATCTCTAAATTCTTAAAATGCATTTTTAGGTCCTCGTACTTATCTTTGTGTCTCGTCTAGGTCCCAAACTTTCGAAATGTTATTTCTAGGTCCAGTGACTTGTCTCAGTGTGTCATATAATAGGGACTTGAACTTGCTACATTGTGTTAGTTAGGTCTAAATAGACCTGATCTACTCTGCATCATGACCCAGATGCCACAACGGTTAGATCTATGCGTCATTCTTAACCAGGTAGAAATTTAATGGCATCTACCTCTTCCACCTATGGAGCACTAGTTTTGGCCTTGCCACCACCACTACTAATAACATCGTGGTCCTTCATGTGGATGATGATGAAGGAATGGGACGGGGATGGCAAGTTGGCGACTGTAGTGTGATTTCACACTATATTGGAAACCGGGGAGAGCTGGAGATCATGCAACTATAGAGCtagaagagagagggagaacaTGTAGGTGGAGCGCTAGAGAACAACATGTGGGCTAGTTGGAGCTTCTTTGGACCTATATGACACATTGTGACAAATTCGATTGCTAAATATGAAATTTAGAGAGTTTTGAACCTAGATGACACCCCAAGACAAGTTTAGGTATCTAAAAATGCATTTTGAGAGTTCGAGGACTACGAGACAAGTATAAGGACCCCTCGTATATATTTTACTCTACTATAAAAGTGTGAGGGTTGAGTAGCTTGAGAAAGTTGAAGTCTGGCGAGTGGATGCAATGATGCACGTTCATGAGTTCTATATATCGGTAGCTCAAACAAAACCTACAGATGACAATAATCAAATTGAATATGAAAATCAAAGAAATTGAATTAAACGAGATTAAATGAAAAAACTGTTCATCGGATGAATAGGCTGATCTTGCAAATTAATTGGTGATTATAGTCTGGTGCACTATTAAGAATTCTAAGATCAGACTGAGCCATCAATACACAGGTGATAAAGTTCATTACAAATGATCATTCAATGGAGCCATTGGGCAGGATCTGTGGAGTAATTGTAAATATTAGCACCAAAGAAATTATCCAAGTAACTCTGAACCATTTGCTTATCATGAGTTAAAGTTGAATAGGTTGTCTGTTGATGCAAAGAATAGTGACACCAAATTAATTGATAATTTCTCATTGGCTGTAGGAAAACTAGTTAACGTGGTCCATCGATTTGTCCGATCACGGATTTCATCATGCACCGAACGATCTCTACCTCTGATATTGGCATAGTTTCTTTGCAATGTTTAGCTTCCAGTTGTTTCTTATATATAGTAGTTTCATTGCACATATGGGAGTGATTTGGCTTCTTAAATGAAAATTAAAGACTCCAACAGTGTGTAAGGAGCATCAAGTGTCCAATCACTCTTCTCATCTGGGCTAGGCAGGTCTAACGACAATTCTAGCTTATTCCTCCTCAGCAGTTTTTTGGAAGCCAAATGAAAGATTTTGTGGGTTTGGTATCTAGCAGTCCAAAGCCCAGAGCGAAGAGAGCACTTAGTCCTTGTATATGGAACAAGGAGAGAGGCAGTAGCCCTGCACCTCGACATGTAACCGGTGAGGGGAGAAGCAGCAGTGTCATCGAATGGGAGAGAGGGATCGAGAAGGAACAGAGGGCTAGGATAGGTatagagagggaggggaggcacCGGAGACGGAGAGGGTACCGCCAGTCCTATGGTCTGAACTTAAGGCTGTGTTTGGTTGAACTTCTCAAAAGTGCTTCTGCTGCCAAAAAGCAGAAAGCAAATCAAACAGGTAAAATCTGAAGTAGCTTTTCACTACAAGGAATCTTAAGATCTATGACGGCCTGTTATCATCATAAATTCTGGTATATTTGTCATAGCAGTTGTATTTATGACGACTGCATGAGAAGAACCATTCGTCAAAGATCATGAGTGGTAAATCTTGTTTAATGACGATTACATATTTTTTCATCATAATTTTTAATGACGACCTGATTAAAGAGTCGTCACTGCTGGGCTGCCCAGGCGTGCACGCGCCTGTTGGCCCAAGTGTGCGCAGGCCTACTGGGCTGCCCCCGCGTGGAGCACACGGTGCAAGCCTATACACAATAATTTAATAAATTATCAATTACATGCTGGTATATACACAATTGACTATGGGACCAGCTATCTAATTTATGTTAAAATTTAAATAAAAATTATGGCAAACTAATATTGTCAATAATTTATGACAACTTCAAAGTAGTATGTTATGACGCAACATAGATCATCATAAACAAACTACTTCTCTAGGTTATGACGATTTTGATTGTGTCTTAATGACGAACACATAATTTTCGTCAGAAAGTTGTTCTCCTCCTGAAAGTCGTCATAAAACAGAATGACTTATTGACGATTTGTCTCATCGTCACAAAAAAATTGTCATAGATCATAAGATTTCTTGTAGTGTTTTTAGAAGCAGTTGCTTTCGTGTAAAAGCCACCTtggaccctgcttttggcttatggctttctgcttttcgaaatgcATGGGAACAAAGAGTTGTCTCACAGCTATTTCAAGGGAGATAGAGAGAGGGGCAGGTTTTATACTTCAACCAAACAACTTACAACTTGTCCATAGTTGATAGCTCACAACATTTTTTTCATAGCTCATTACTCACAACAGCTTTTCACAGCTCACAGctaaaccaaacagaccctactAGGTCATTTTAGTGAGAGCTGTTGAAGTTGGGCAATAGGTcttaactagatttaattttatTTCCGGGTCTAGACCCTACATCATTGCCAACACATATTAAAATTTGACATAGACACTATCACTACATGTTCTTAATAATAACCGGCACTGATAATAAATCAGCACTGCCCATTTtaaacaaccggcagtgatgtaggtAGCAGAGTTTGCTGGTTTTTAATAGTGCTAGTCACCATTGTTCCCACCTTGCCTAGACCTATGGCCTCAATCTAGATGGACTCTGAGGCATTCTTAGCAGATTATGGCTTGAGGTCTCAATCTTGTGGACAAGTGATAGGCACATCCTTTTACTTGGGCATATTCTACAAATGTTGACATTGTTACCACGACCACAAAAAGAAGATTTTAGAAGATAGCTCTTTTTATTTTTAGGGGCGGTAAAAAATTGTGCATGTCTCCCAAAATAGCTAGTCATTTTCGGAGTGTACAATTTATTTTCTAAGGTTGTTTGAGAATACCTATTGCTATTTTCAGAGACAAGGCAGGCCCCTTAAGAGGTCTACCTCAAGATGAAGGCCATGATCAGCCAAATAACTCAAGCCTAGAACTAGCCATAGACTTAAAATTCTCCGCCCGGTGGCCCTCCCTCCactcgctctccctctctccccacccAATAGCGCAACGCTGACCCTCTCCcaactctctctcgctctctcaacCCACCCATTAGCCGATGGCCCCCTCTTCCTCGGCGCCATTATCTACACTGGCATTGCCTCTCCCTCCCCTGCACCAGGGGCTAGATCTGGTGAGGACAGAGTAAATTTTTGTGGCCCCAATGCCTCGATCTCTTGGATGGCGCAGAAGAGCCAGAGGCCTTGGGCGAGGTAGGTGTTGAAGCAAGCCGAGGATGGATGGATGCATTGCCGGGGCTCTAAGCACATTGGTCCCCATTGGCGTCCCCGATCAAGGGTAGTGAAGATGTAGTCGACATCCTTGATCTTCAAGATCTAAGCACCATCCTCTTCCCCGTCTATTTCATTAGATCTAGTGCCCTCTCACTTTGTTGAGCTCATCGAGATGTAGGGCAACGAGATCTAGGTGCTCGACCTAGCGCTAGCCGCGGCGAGCTGCAATTCATCAAGTTCGATCGATCATGCTCACACACACAGAGGATGCAAATCCATCTCATGCTCACTCGTTTGCACGGTCACTGCGGGCAGTGCATCTGGCATGGGCGGCGCCACTATAAGGTAAGTCTCTGATCCCATCTCTCCATCTTCCTCTTGTCTACATGCCACTCGTTGTCTCTACCTCACCCTTTTCCATATTAGTGGCATCCTCTATGAAGTGGGGGCACGGATGAGGATGACGGTAGTGGCAGCACGTGACAGGGCGGGCGGGACAGGGCTCCGACAGCGGTTGGCAGGCTTATCATGGGCTTAGAGGGGACTCATCATGGGGCCATAGAGGGCTCAGAGACGAGCTTGGATGGGGCTCGTCATGGGCTTAGAGAGGGCTCGGAGGGGCCTCGTCAAATGAGCTCAGTGAGGGCTTGGAGATGGGCCTGGAGGGGGctgaatttttatttttattttttgatttaCACAGGCAGGcattcactacgtaaaaaatgatttttagcaatggttcgatttttttataggggcggctggtgatggagccgcccctacagtggcgtgctcgggtgcctaggcaccagccgcccctacaaatggaacagcaggggcggctggtgttacgagccgcccctacaaatggggtctgatttgtaggggcggctcaatcaccagccgcccctggaaatgctatttgtgggggcggctggtgattgagccgcccgtACAAATGGCCCCatatttatagctccgatttgtaggggcggctcaatcaccagccgcccctactaatgccccccatataaaacagatgcaacaccttcttcctcctcgggtcactcactccaacccgtgaaagaaaggtggggaggccttgggcacctctcaaaaattgctctactaaggggggaaggttttggtctcaaatcctttggtggagaggttgtagaaggtaagaaaatgctattccatactttttttgaagttttaatggttggttagtgagtaattagagttttgtttttctctctcttctatggtgcttgagctatttatgaagcaaattagacccaacttttaaatgtactagggtaaattagggaggagaacaagatcatacccttatttggtccatgtttcttgattttagtgaacaattacttagttttatggatgtttcatgtgtatgtggatctagatctagggtttggtttttttattaatttcatttttgtaaatttatgtttgatgaaattggactagggtttgtatgaaagatattgggtaaagtataattgttgctaattgttgtctttgaaattatttattgtaatcaataaatatgtattttaattatttatggataaatgggccgttaattaattttcttttaccatggtgtgtttgtatgcttcatgtaattatattagatttatattcatatatatctgaagtatatacaattattctcaagtaattattaatttgtttcatttttatatatatctgaataagtagtcctttaatgtttgttttgttgttgttgtaaaacatggagtacaggaactcttggatgtatggttcgttaaggttcaaggcaggttttcgtgaagaggtggataaatttattgaagccgcaaagaagcatgcaacgacattgaaagagaataaggatacaattatttgcccatgtaaagattgcaagaaccgtatggcatggacagatgtgactatcatcatatcacatctgattatgcgaggatttgttgaggactacacagtgtggattcatcatggtgaaacggttattgttaacgacgaggatgaggaggaatacgacgacgaaaccatagaatccctatcccaatattcagcagagcttgatgcacgaatggatttcgagtttggcaatgaacaaggtggtgatgctggtggttgggatggtaacgacgaaggtggtgccaataatgatggtggagcatgtgtcggggatgaagatgatttggaggacatgattcgagcccttggaccagagattttactaaatagcctgaaaggtctagaaattttggaaagggtgacaaaagcatcgaaggagattgtatatggtgttgaaaaAGGTtttccgacacattggacattgctacgttttgtgcttgagctgctcatcttgaaggctaagtacggctggtcagactgtagtttcaatgatctattgcatctcctgtcatgggtgctgccacaaccaaactcagttcccaccaacacataccaagcgaagaaggtcataagtccattgacaatgggggttgaaaaaccCATGCATgcccccaaccactgtatactttttcatggcgaaacgttcaagtcactggataaatgtccccggtgtggggctagccggtacaagaacaatgacctttacggtggggacgaatcctccacggggaaaaagaggaataagaagggtatcaaaaaggtggtacaagaatctcagcccctagaggacactccattaggcaacgatgcaaagcagagaagaattcctgccctggtaatgtggtacctgccagtgaccgaccgcttgagatgtatctccctaaaccctaaagaagacgcactcatgacatggtgggatgatgagcgcaaggtggatgatgataagattgcacacctggctgattgtagttagtggcaaaggtttgatgagaagcacaaagaattcagcgatgacccaaggaatgtacggtttggcttgagcaccgatggaatgaatcccttcaatgagaggatgagcgaccacagcacatggctagtgatcttgaccatgtacaacatcccaacatggctgtgtcaaaagagaaagtaccttctcctcactattgttatttctggccctaaacaaccaggcattgatatagacgtgttcctcgagcccttgatgcaagaaatagagaggctatggaggcatggggagcagatgtacgatgcgttccgaaaggaggacttcatatgtagagcaataatatttgttactaccaatgattaccccacgttgtttgctttgtctggacaaatcaaagggaagacgggatgcttggtttgcttggatggtactacatgggtgtacctggatgcatccaagaagatagtttacctaaggaaccgatgcttcttaaagataagtcactagtaccgcagcaaattgttctttagattttatgacaatgccccggagattgaaccccctctggagagacgtcataacggagaacacgtgtacagaatggtgaaaaacatacgcgtcgtctatggaaagaagaatccgaatgggacgaacagagatagaaacacacctcctgtcgaaggcataccttttaagaaacaatcgatcttttttcagtatctgccttattggctagacttggaggtcccccgtgccattgatgctatgcacgtgcagaagaatgtctttgagagtctcattgctaccttgatggacacaggcaagtcaaaggatggtctgaaagcacagaaagacatggtgcagctaaacatgatgccacagcttcacccggtacctgaggctaatggaaaatacactctgcccacggcgtgcttcaacctaacaccagacgagaagagagctatatgcactttccaaagagggatcaaagtcccgactgggttttcagcaaatgcgaagaagctagtgtcgatgaaggacttgtcaataacacactgcaaggctcatgattgccatgtgatgctgacagtatttctacctattgcaatcagggctataaagccagagttcttgaaaatggccatcacccgcatgtgctacttctttttgaagatctcacagaagacgattggcaaggaagagctgagtgacctacatgaatttgtggtggagacacaaaaccaactggagatgtgtttacctcctactttttttgatataatgccacatctcatgattcacatggttcatcaaatataggcgcttggcccttgctacttgcatgaaatgtggtcctatgagcggttcatgttggttctaagtcgatacgtgcataatcgagcatacccagagggctccatgatagagggttacagtactgaagaagtcgtcgagtgctgtcaagagtacctaaaagtacagaaagggattggtaaacccgattctcgtcacaagggtaggctggctgggaagggcaccagtggtagaaaagtgttcatcggccatgattacaaagaggtgagtcggcgcattatagtgtcttgcagagtacacaactgatgcaaccgtatattgatgaaccaaaacattatggcggagagaaatggccgttcggatgattgggtcatgaaacaacacaagcaacgactaactacatggttgaaggaccaaaacatactacctagagaaaccatagactctattaccatcagtaggttggcggaggggccatcgagataagtgacatcttggaatgcttatgacatcaatgggtatacgtactatacccacgcaaaggatagtaaatatgtgaaccaaaacagcggcgttcgaatagaggctctcgatggattagggagaaagatccaatactttggcatcagtgaagagatatgggaacttgactatggaagagatataacggtggccctgtttcgatgccgctggatcaaacaacaccaactgaacgagatcggattaagagtcatggacctcgagaatctaggctaccaagatgacccttgggtgctcgcttcacgtgtcgcacaagttttctatatgtctgacccacaaagtaacctcccccgaagaagaagacaaagcacgtggttgcctccgggaaacaacacattattggagttgatggcgtggacgatgttgaagcttacaataactacgatgagatgccgttattcacagactttcctaagaagatcagtgttgtggaaaagaacctccccaaagacatattgccatgggaacgaaaaggtgtcaaggggaaagtcgttacagcgggctagctagttgtttaaCGTGGAATGTTTATGTaaatgtgtgtttgtaagacttcatttatggatgcatgtgagactatatatttatgtacgtgtgtaagactacattttttctatgtgtgtgagactacatttatgcatgtgtgtgagactaccctttgcaacatccagatgactctatttgaacacccactctattactactaaaactttatgaaatcacttaacactttatgaaatgaagaaatgaccaaaatattgttttgactaaaattgtttatatatatatatatatatatatatatatatttcttcatatacacaatttttgtgcatatacacaatttttgtgcatatacataatttttttataatactttgtgtttttatgatataaaaaatatagaaattacaatttaaaaaaatggaaaatatttgtaggggcggctagatcaggaaccgcccctacaaatgcatttgtaggggcggctggatcaggaaccgcccctagaaataggaGGGAGTATTAATAGGACGGCGCACGGGAGTGATgtcgtctgggcgctgtcttcttccaccGACGACGTCGTCAGGCTGCCCaagcgcctagggtttccgccgccgcccccactgccggtcccgcgcccgcgcccgcccacaccagcccccggcgctcggcgtcccgcacccggcccccatCGCCCACCCCCGCAGCCGCCGCCCCCAACTCACCTCCCCCAACTACTCCTTGATGGCTGCTCACCTCGCCGCTGGAGTCGACGAGGCCTGA is part of the Miscanthus floridulus cultivar M001 chromosome 9, ASM1932011v1, whole genome shotgun sequence genome and encodes:
- the LOC136480685 gene encoding disease resistance protein RGA5-like → MGARVYQMGALGKDSSRKLLLVEVHSKPQSSPDYIERILAKCDGSPLALKAVSGLIKDQKHIIQWNELYNTMTKFGLDSSNKIQMMRVDISHSYVDLPYHKRDCLLYLSLLPNDEIDRKCLVSRWVAEGLVADETDGKKMFRDLVNRNLILPPVIKYDGDASTYKVHPTVHDFTVWKAVEYNFITLPNATGQSRGKVRRISVHKNTEGAGDINLKEVDTSHLRSFSMSGPGQLPEKMSSSVLRLLVLEKCKNDGTVLWKPFQPNLKHLKLEEGLESYDAPPFVRGFMDLVPNTTGAIGSDTIADFRNIIKGLARIENAKNLRTMDVRGLGGVKLEEAVTKLHRLACLLVHQECTLPNGIEEMESSEELQTIGLSNHNMEFLRKLGELPKLRTMGIYLT